In Actinomadura luteofluorescens, the sequence GGGAGAAGACGTCGCCGGACGCGGTCGCCGACCCCTCCTCGGCCTGTTCCGGCGACATGTATCCGGGCGTTCCGGCCAGGACGCCGGTCGGCCCGTCGCCCTCGCTCTCGGCCGCCCGCGCGACCCCGAAGTCGATCACTTTCGGGGCGTCGGCGGCCAGCAGCACGTTGGACGGTTTGAGGTCGCGGTGCACCAGCCCGGCCCGGTGGATCTCCACGAGCGCGGCGCAGAGCCCGGCCGCCAGCCGCAGCACCGCCGGCTCGGGCAGCGGCCCGGCCGCCCGGACCGCGTCCCGCAGCGACGGCCCCGGCACGTACACCGAGGCCAGCCAGGGTGTCGGCGCGTCGGCGTCCGCGTCGAGGACGGCGGCCGTGTAAGCGCCGGACACGCTGCGGGTGGCCGCCACCTCGGCGCGGAACCGCTCCCGGAAGCCGGGGGTGCCGGCCAGCCGGGCGTGCATGAGCTTCACCGCGACCGGCCGCCCGTCCGGCGCGGACCCCAGCAGCACCCGGCCCATCCCGCCGCGGCCGAGCTCGCCGAGCATCCGGTAGTGCCCGACCCGCTGCGGGTCGGACGCGGCGAGCGGTCGCATGGTCACGTTGCCCACCGAGGGTTCAGGCGCGGGTGCGGCCGGCGACGTCGTAGAGCAACACCTGCTCGCCGCCTCCGACGGCGAGGGTCTTCCCGTCCGGGCTGAACGCCACGGCGGAGGCCTTGCCCGGGAGGCTGATCGGCTTCCCGACCTCCTTGCGCCCGGCCACGTCCCACAGCCGCGCGGTGGTGTCGTTGCCGACGGTGGCCAGCAGCCGTCCGTCCCCGCTGAACGCGAGGCCCTGCGGGGCGTGGTCGCTCGCGGGGACGATCTCACCGAGCGGGGCCGAACGCTGGACGTCCCACAGCCGCACGGTCGTGTCGGCGCCCCCGGTCGCCAGCGTCCGGCCGTCCGGGCTCATCACCGCCTCCGTGATCTGGACGCTGTGCCCGCGCATGGGCTGCCCGACCACCTTGCGGGAACTCACGTCCATCACCTGCACCAGATCTCGCTGGGTGAAGGCCAGCAGCCGCCCGTCCCCGCTGAACGCGATGAACGACATGATGTTCGCCTTGTCGAAGGTGAGCCCGCTCACCTCCTTGCGGGACTCGGTGTCCCACACCTTCAGATGGGAGCCGATGGCCGCCAGCCGGTCCCCGGCTGGACTGAACGCCACGTCGCTCACCGGGGCCGGGTCGTCGGAGAAGTCGAACATGGGGATGCCGAGGGTCGCGCCGACCTGCCGGCGGGTCCGCACGTCCCACACCTTGACGCCGCCGTCCATGCTGGCGGTGAGCAGCAGCCGCCCCGCCCTGTCGAACCTGGCCTTGAGGGCCGACTTGGGGGCGATCTTGAGCGGCTGGCCGGACGGCCGCCGGGCCTTCGCGTCCCACAGCCGTACGGTGCCGTCCTCCCCGGCGGTGACCAGGAGATCGCCCGCGCGGGTGAACTCCGCGTGGTGCACGGAACCGGCATGGCCTTCCAGGACGGCCACCGGCTTCGCGTCCTTACCGCCGCTCCCGCCGGACACGTTCTTCTGCCCGGATGCCGGTTCGCCGTCACCGCGCAGTGCCCAGGCGGCGGCGCCGCCGAGCGCGGCGAGGCCGAGGGCACCGCCGCCCGCCATCAGCAGGAACCGCCTCCTGTCCGGCGCCGGCGCGACGGCCGTGGGCGTGGGCATCGCCGCGGGCTGGACGTGCGGCGCCGGGGCCTGCGGGGCCTGGAGCAGCCGGGCGACCTCGGCGCCCTGCCGCGCGATGGTGTCGTGCACCGGGTCGGGCCAGGGCCGGGCGGACGGCGGGACCTCGCCGATCCACCGCAGCAGATCGGCGGGCGACGGCCGTGCGGCCGGATCCTTGGCCAGGCAGGCGGGGACGATCGTGCGGATCGGCTCCGGCAGGTCGCCCAGCACGGGCTGGGCGTGGATCACGTTCTGCAGGGTCTGCGGGGTGCTCCGCGCGTGGAACGGGCCGCTGCCGGTGCAGGCGTACACCAGCGTCGCGCCCAGCGAGAAGACGTCGCTGGCGGTGGTCAGGTCCCGCCCCAGGGCCTGCTCCGGGGACATGAAGCCGGGCGTGCCGACCAGGGCGCCGGTCCGGGTGAGCTGGGTGCCGTCCTCGCCCTCGGCTGCCCGCGCGATACCGAAGTCGATCACGCGCAGGCCGTCCTCGGTGAGCAGCACGTTGGACGGCTTCAGGTCGCGGTGCACCAGCCCGGCGCGGTGCACCTCGGTCAGCGCGGCG encodes:
- a CDS encoding WD40 repeat domain-containing serine/threonine protein kinase is translated as MRPLEASDPRQIGHYRMLAQLGRGGMGRVLLGSGPDGRLAAVKLVDEQFVHDDGFRGRFRREVRASRKVAGAYTAAVIDADAEAAEPWLASVYVPGPSLHEVVAASGPLAAGPALRLAAGLAAALTEVHRAGLVHRDLKPSNVLLTEDGLRVIDFGIARAAEGEDGTQLTRTGALVGTPGFMSPEQALGRDLTTASDVFSLGATLVYACTGSGPFHARSTPQTLQNVIHAQPVLGDLPEPIRTIVPACLAKDPAARPSPADLLRWIGEVPPSARPWPDPVHDTIARQGAEVARLLQAPQAPAPHVQPAAMPTPTAVAPAPDRRRFLLMAGGGALGLAALGGAAAWALRGDGEPASGQKNVSGGSGGKDAKPVAVLEGHAGSVHHAEFTRAGDLLVTAGEDGTVRLWDAKARRPSGQPLKIAPKSALKARFDRAGRLLLTASMDGGVKVWDVRTRRQVGATLGIPMFDFSDDPAPVSDVAFSPAGDRLAAIGSHLKVWDTESRKEVSGLTFDKANIMSFIAFSGDGRLLAFTQRDLVQVMDVSSRKVVGQPMRGHSVQITEAVMSPDGRTLATGGADTTVRLWDVQRSAPLGEIVPASDHAPQGLAFSGDGRLLATVGNDTTARLWDVAGRKEVGKPISLPGKASAVAFSPDGKTLAVGGGEQVLLYDVAGRTRA